The Litoribacterium kuwaitense genome has a window encoding:
- a CDS encoding sigma factor G inhibitor Gin produces the protein MEKYKGVCVVCEEQKQRGIYVYHRFICTTCEQRILNTPPEDPSYSQLVQKLKDASASTMST, from the coding sequence ATGGAGAAGTATAAAGGCGTGTGTGTGGTGTGTGAGGAACAAAAGCAACGTGGCATTTATGTATATCATCGATTTATTTGTACCACATGCGAGCAAAGAATTTTAAATACTCCACCTGAAGATCCGAGTTATTCGCAGCTCGTTCAAAAATTAAAAGATGCTTCGGCGTCAACGATGTCAACATGA